One region of Culex pipiens pallens isolate TS chromosome 2, TS_CPP_V2, whole genome shotgun sequence genomic DNA includes:
- the LOC128092809 gene encoding nuclear inhibitor of protein phosphatase 1: MSNHYEIPSWAGKPAAGLHLDVLKDDKLVQKLMIDEKKCYLFGRNPQMNDFCIDHASCSRVHAAFVYHKHLNIAYLVDLGSTHGTFIGSIRLEPNKPTQLQINSSFHFGASTRYYTLRERPSVGSRTNIMEDIPMMDTSDGTYLGLPESQTDLDNLTEYNTAHNRRISMLGIADESSSFKKNMKNKRKRKGVQFNEDEIVINPEDIDPSIGRFRNLIQSTVVPVAAKRSRLSDNVNSMGLSTSPSSSKTLQHSHSLVPSLYHGIDDHQMDGRGGVAGGGFMDMDTTPSGLTTKLGIILPNPAPDVNPVSSAPAALMPPPMYNSVAPKSVKIREPEHPDEPKKKKYAKEQWPGRKPLGLGGF, translated from the exons ATGTCGAATCACTACGAAATACCATCCTG GGCCGGTAAACCTGCGGCAGGTCTTCATCTGGATGTCTTGAAGGATGATAAG CTGGTCCAGAAACTGATGATTGACGAGAAGAAGTGCTATCTCTTTGGCCGAAATCCGCAGATGAATGATTTCTGCATTGACCACGCCAGCTGCTCCCGGGTGCATGCCGCCTTTGTTTATCACAAGCACCTTAACATTGCCTATCTGGTGGATCTGGGCTCGACTCACGGAACGTTTATCGGATCGATCCGGCTTGAGCCGAACAAGCCAACGCAGCTGCAAATCAATTCCTCGTTTCATTTTGGAGCTTCCACGAGGTACTATACGTTGAGGGAGCGGCCTTCCGTTGGGTCGCGCACCAACATTATGGAGGACATCCCGATGATGGACACGAGCGACGGAACGTACCTGGGACTGCCCGAGAGTCAAACGGATCTCGAT AATTTGACGGAATACAACACTGCTCATAATCGACGGATTTCGATGTTGGGAATCGCCGACGAGTCCAGCTCGTTCAAAAAG AACATGAAAAACAAGCGCAAGCGAAAGGGCGTCCAGTTCAACGAGGACGAAATCGTCATCAACCCCGAAGACATCGATCCCAGCATAGGCCGCTTCCGCAACCTGATCCAATCCACAGTCGTCCCGGTCGCAGCCAAGCGCTCGCGGCTTTCGGACAACGTCAACTCGATGGGTCTTTCGACGTCGCCTTCCTCGAGCAAAACGCTGCAGCACTCGCACAGTCTGGTCCCGAGTCTGTATCACGGAATCGACGACCACCAGATGGACGGCCGTGGTGGTGTCGCCGGCGGAGGCTTCATGGACATGGACACCACTCCGAGCGGGTTGACCACCAAGCTGGGCATCATTCTGCCCAATCCGGCCCCGGATGTGAACCCCGTGAGCAGCGCGCCCGCCGCCCTGATGCCACCGCCGATGTACAACAGCGTAGCGCCGAAGAGTG TCAAAATTCGCGAACCCGAGCATCCGGACGAGCCGAAGAAGAAAAAGTACGCCAAGGAGCAGTGGCCCGGCAGGAAGCCGCTTGGATTGGGAGGATTTTAA
- the LOC128092883 gene encoding stromal membrane-associated protein 1, whose protein sequence is MSRKNETERTKQIQEKCQMLLTKMLRDDDNKYCVDCDAKGPRWASWNLGVFLCIRCAGIHRNLGVHISRVKSVNLDSWTPEQVVSLEQMGNSRARAVYEALLPDGFRRPQTDSALESFIRAKYEHKKYLAREWVPPPPPKVDWDKEIDEEIERQKRKKKAASSGGGTISIGNSATLGSGGDKKTSSSSSSSTTAAAATVALPKIKAPASSNKASSRNSTEAANTGNANSNTSSSNSNANSSQGTSDLLGLSLGVETTAKKTNGDTLDILSSGSNDRPSEKAVDDFSSLAKEEADFFNQAPSKANDAQGKLTKDKIMALYGSAPAVGMANNHFNANMGGFGGFNSYQPNTFPAGPAVAPNPYQMNNGQQAVAGGFGAFQAFPAAPNGAAFMMQGAPAPQAAMLFNNGFQPVVAQTAQPQPAAFGAIQFPNPLQNQQAAFVGMAGATPNPAVAAFANFPPQPSQPQPDKLSNQFGNMNLRDVWQ, encoded by the coding sequence ATGAGCCGAAAAAATGAAACCGAGCGCACGAAGCAGATCCAGGAAAAGTGCCAGATGCTGCTGACGAAGATGCTGCGCGACGACGACAACAAGTACTGCGTGGACTGCGACGCCAAGGGCCCTCGCTGGGCGTCCTGGAATCTGGGCGTGTTCCTGTGCATCCGGTGCGCCGGCATTCACCGCAATCTGGGGGTGCACATTTCGCGCGTCAAGTCGGTGAATCTGGACAGCTGGACGCCGGAGCAGGTGGTTTCGCTGGAGCAGATGGGCAACTCGCGGGCCCGGGCCGTGTACGAAGCGTTGCTGCCGGACGGGTTCCGCAGGCCGCAGACGGATTCGGCGCTGGAGAGCTTTATTCGTGCCAAGTACGAGCATAAAAAGTATCTGGCCCGGGAGTGGGTTCCGCCGCCGCCGCCCAAGGTCGACTGGGACAAGGAGATTGACGAGGAAATTGAGCGGCAAAAGCGCAAGAAGAAGGCCGCTTCCAGTGGTGGGGGTACGATTTCGATTGGGAACTCGGCGACGTTGGGTTCCGGGGGAGACAAGAAGACTAGCTCAAGTTCGTCGAGTTCCACGACGGCAGCGGCGGCGACAGTGGCTTTGCCGAAGATTAAGGCCCCGGCCAGCAGCAACAAGGCGTCGAGTAGGAACTCAACGGAGGCGGCGAACACTGGCAATGCTAACAGCaataccagcagcagcaacagcaacgcCAACAGCAGTCAAGGAACGTCCGACCTGTTGGGGCTTTCGCTGGGAGTGGAAACGACAGCGAAGAAGACGAATGGGGACACGTTGGACATTCTGTCGAGTGGGTCGAACGATCGGCCAAGTGAAAAGGCGGTGGACGATTTTTCGAGTTTAGCCAAGGAAGAGGCGGACTTTTTCAACCAGGCTCCGAGCAAAGCCAACGACGCGCAGGGAAAGCTCACCAAGGACAAGATCATGGCGCTGTACGGGTCTGCTCCGGCGGTAGGAATGGCCAACAATCACTTCAACGCCAACATGGGTGGCTTTGGGGGATTCAACAGTTACCAACCAAACACATTCCCTGCGGGTCCGGCGGTCGCTCCGAACCCCTACCAGATGAACAATGGTCAACAGGCGGTAGCGGGAGGATTTGGCGCATTCCAGGCGTTCCCCGCGGCGCCCAACGGAGCAGCGTTCATGATGCAAGGAGCACCCGCCCCGCAAGCCGCCATGCTCTTCAACAACGGATTCCAGCCTGTAGTGGCGCAAACCGCCCAGCCTCAACCGGCGGCATTCGGTGCGATCCAGTTCCCCAACCCGCTGCAAAACCAACAGGCCGCTTTCGTCGGCATGGCCGGTGCGACGCCAAACCCAGCCGTTGCGGCATTCGCAAACTTTCCTCCGCAGCCCAGCCAGCCCCAACCCGACAAACTAAGCAATCAATTCGGTAACATGAACCTGCGAGACGTGTGGCAATAA
- the LOC128092693 gene encoding uncharacterized protein LOC128092693 yields MAWEKQTPLMRLPKITGRDADLHRLFSMVVTRGGWLKVNSRKDWDEIIEEMALKKRKRLTTRSGIIEGSQQRYVPEVMRGQCGMSCELYKYPEYDELILSLLTNEQDISDQPNPRPRTLDPRRRSRINLDDELAKSVSFSKEDEVLENDSGSKGLISLKYRMRFHNRKLPVQALNFPAGKRRLPFPNQQPMANSSKPVLMKAGNETTLFSTSLSRVETSVRNRPAWGLRK; encoded by the exons ATGGCGTGGGAaaaaca gaCGCCGTTGATGCGGTTGCCGAAGATCACAGGTCGAGATGCGGATTTGCACCGATTGTTTTCGATGGTGGTGACCCGCGGTGGTTGGTTGAAGGTCAATTCCCGCAAGGACTGGGACGAGATTATAGAGGAGATGGCGCTGAAGAAGAGGAAGAGATTGACAACGAGAAGCGGCATAATTGAAGGTAGTCAGCAGCGCTATGTTCCGGAAGTGATGAGGGGACAGTGTGGGATGTCCTGCGAGTTGTATAAGTATCCCGAGTACGATGAGCTGATTTTGTCGTTGTTGACGAACGAGCAAGACATCTCAGATCAAC CAAATCCTCGTCCGCGAACGCTCGACCCGCGACGGCGCAGTCGAATTAACTTGGACGACGAACTGGCAAAATCTGTatcattctcgaaggaggacgaAGTGTTGGAAAACGATTCCGGTTCCAAGGGCCTCATCAGCCTCAAGTACCGAATGCGCTTCCATAACCGGAAACTACCCGTTCAGGCGCTTAACTTCCCAGCCGGAAAACGTCGGCttcccttcccgaatcaacagccaatggccaactcctccaagcctgtcTTGATGAAGGCCGGCAACGAGACCACCCTGTTCTCTACATCGCTGTCGCGCGTCGAAACGTCCGTCCGAAACCGTCCAGCCTGGGGTcttcggaagtga
- the LOC128092953 gene encoding H/ACA ribonucleoprotein complex subunit 4, with translation MSDVEMGSPHIKKEKKKKKIKQEPGVEVENLGEIQKSGDFQIKPSEAIAKLETSKWPLLLKNFDRLNVRTNHYTPLPFGSSPLNRKIKDYVTSGFINLDKPSNPSSHEVVAWIKKILKVEKTGHSGTLDPKVTGCLIVCIDRATRLVKSQQSAGKEYVAVFKLHSAVESVAKVNQGLEKLRGALFQRPPLISAVKRQLRVRTVYDSKLLDYDDQRNMGVFWVSCEAGSYIRTMCVHLGLVTGVGGQMLELRRVRSGIQSEKDGMVTMHDVLDAQYLYENHKDESMLRRVIKPLEGLLIGHKRIIMKDSSVNAVCYGAKIMIPGVLRYEDGIEVDQEIVIVTTKGEAIALGVALMTTATMASCDHGVCAKIKRVIMERDLYPRKWGLGPKASMKKQLIASGKLDKFGKPNDKTPKEWLTGYTDYNKAKPSNGNQVAAEEDDEVVGGKRKLSIGSAADNSMDTSAIDAGEGKEKKKKKKKQKQDEEAPEEAAAEATEPAEADATEETSESKKEKKKKKKDKKQQEEAE, from the exons ATGTCGGATGTTG aaatGGGTTCCCCACACATTAAGAaggagaagaaaaagaagaagatcaaGCAGGAGCCGGGAGTTGAGGTTGAGAATTTAGGGGAGATTCAAAAGTCCGGGGACTTCCAGATTAAGCCTTCGGAGGCGATTGCCAAGCTGGAAACGTCCAAGTGGCCGCTGCTGTTGAAGAACTTTGATCGGTTAAACGTCCGTACGAATCACTATACGCCGTTGCCGTTTGGATCGTCGCCGTTGAACCGGAAGATTAAGGATTACGTTACGTCGGGCTTTATCAATTTGGACAAACCGTCGAATCCGAGCTCGCACGAGGTCGTCGCATGGATCAAGAAGATTTTGAAGGTCGAGAAGACCGGTCACTCGGGAACGCTGGATCCCAAGGTGACGGGATGTTTGATTGTTTGTATTGACCGCGCCACTCGGCTGGTCAAGAGTCAGCAAAGTGCTGGCAAGGAGTACGTGGCCGTTTTTAAGCTGCACTCGGCGGTGGAGTCCGTCGCGAAGGTCAACCAAGGGTTGGAGAAACTGCGGGGAGCTCTGTTCCAGCGACCGCCACTGATTTCGGCCGTTAAGCGACAGCTTCGTGTCCGTACGGTGTACGATTCCAAGTTGTTGGACTACGACGATCAGCGCAACATGGGTGTGTTCTGGGTCAGTTGCGAGGCAGGTTCCTACATTCGTACCATGTGCGTGCATCTGGGTCTGGTCACCGGCGTCGGAGGCCAGATGTTGGAGCTTCGTCGTGTTCGTTCCGGTATCCAGTCGGAGAAGGACGGAATGGTCACCATGCATGACGTGCTGGACGCTCAATATCTGTACGAAAATCACAAGGACGAGTCCATGCTGCGGAGGGTGATCAAACCGCTGGAAGGTCTGCTGATTGGCCACAAGCGTATCATCATGAAGGACAGCTCGGTCAACGCGGTTTGCTACGGTGCCAAGATCATGATTCCCGGAGTGCTTCGTTACGAGGATGGTATTGAAGTTGATCAGGAAATCGTTATCGTCACCACCAAGGGTGAAGCGATCGCGTTGGGAGTGGCCCTCATGACGACGGCCACGATGGCCAGTTGTGACCATGGAGTTTGCGCAAAGATCAAGCGCGTCATCATGGAGCGTGACTTGTACCCGCGCAAGTGGGGTCTCGGACCGAAGGCCTCCATGAAGAAGCAGCTGATTGCCAGCGGAAAGCTGGACAAGTTTGGCAAGCCCAACGACAAGACGCCAAAGGAGTGGCTGACCGGCTACACGGATTACAACAAGGCCAAGCCGAGCAACGGAAACCAGGTCGCCGCCGAGGAAGACGATGAAGTCGTCGGTGGAAAG CGCAAGCTGAGCATCGGAAGTGCCGCCGACAACTCGATGGACACGTCGGCCATCGACGCTGGCGAGGGCAaggagaagaaaaagaagaagaagaagcagaaaCAGGACGAAGAAGCGCCCGAGGAAGCCGCCGCGGAAGCCACCGAGCCAGCGGAGGCTGATGCTACCGAAGAG ACCTCCGAATCCAAGaaggagaagaagaaaaagaagaaggacAAGAAGCAGCAGGAGGAAGCAGAATAA